The following proteins are co-located in the Pan troglodytes isolate AG18354 chromosome 5, NHGRI_mPanTro3-v2.0_pri, whole genome shotgun sequence genome:
- the TIAM2 gene encoding rho guanine nucleotide exchange factor TIAM2 isoform X7: MEGPRESQDPPPRPLARHLSDADRLRKVIQELVDTEKSYVKDLSCLFELYLEPLQNETFLTQDEMESLFGSLPEMLEFQKVFLETLEDGISASSDFNTLETPSQFRKLLFSLGGSFLYYADHFKLYSGFCANHIKVQKVLERAKTDKAFKAFLDTRNPTKQHSSTLESYLIKPVQRVLKYPLLLKELVSLTDQESEEHYHLTEALKAMEKVASHINEMQKIYEDYGTVFDQLVAEQSGTEKEVTELSMGELLMHSTVSWLNPFLSLGKARKDLELTVFVFKRAVILVYKENCKLKKKLASNSRPAHNSTDLDPFKFRWLIPISALQVRLGNPAGTENNSIWELIHTKSEIEGRPETIFQLCCSDSESKTNIVKVIRSILRENFRRHIKCELPLEKTCKDRLVPLKNRVPVSAKLASSRSLKVLKNSSSNEWTGETGKGTLLDSDEGSLSSSTQSSGCPTAEGRQDSKSTSPGKYPHPGLADFADNLIKESDILSDEDDDHRQTVKQGSPTKDIEIQFQRLRISEDPDVHPEAEQQPGPESGEGQKGGEQPKLVRGHFCPIKRKANSTKRDRGTLLKAQIRHQSLDSQSENATIDLNSVLEREFSVQSLTSVVSEECFYETESHGKS; the protein is encoded by the exons gATTTGAGCTGCCTCTTTGAATTATACTTGGAGCCACTTCAGAATGAGACCTTTCTTACCCAAGATGAG ATGGAGTCACTTTTTGGAAGTTTGCCAGAGATGCTTGAGTTTCAGAAGGTGTTTCTGGAGACCCTGGAGGATGGGATTTCAGCATCATCTGACTTTAACACCCTAGAAACCCCCTCACAGTTTAGA AAATTACTGTTTTCCCTTGGAGGCTCTTTCCTTTATTACGCGGACCACTTTAAACTGTACAGTGGATTCTGTGCTAACCATATCAAAGTACAGAAGGTTCTGGAGCGAG CTAAAACTGACAAAGCCTTCAAGGCTTTTCTGGACACCCGGAACCCCACCAAGCAGCATTCCTCCACGCTGGAGTCCTACCTCATCAAGCCGGTTCAGAGAGTGCTCAAGTACCCACTGCTGCTCAAGGAGCTGGTGTCCCTGACGGACCAGGAGAGCGAGGAGCACTACCACCTGACGG AAGCACTAAAGGCAATGGAGAAAGTAGCGAGCCACATCAATGAGATGCAGAAGATCTATGAGGATTATGGGACCGTGTTTGACCAGCTAGTAGCTGAGCAGAGCGGAACAGAGAAGGAG GTAACAGAACTTTCGATGGGAGAGCTTCTGATGCACTCTACGGTTTCCTGGTTGAATCCATTTCTGTCTCTAGGAAAAGCTAGAAAGGACCTTGAGCTCACAGTATTTG tttttaagaGAGCCGTCATACTGGTTTATAAAGAAAACtgcaaactgaaaaagaaattg GCCTCGAATTCCCGGCCTGCACACAACTCTACTGACTTGGACCCATTTAAATTCCGCTGGTTGATCCCCATCTCCGCGCTTCAAGTCAGACTGGGGAATCCAGCAG GGACAGAAAATAATTCCATATGGGAACTGATCCATACGAAGTCAGAAATAGAAGGACGGCCAGAAACCATCTTTCAGTTGTGTTGTAG TGACAGTGAAAGCAAAACCAACATTGTTAAGGTGATTCGTTCTATTCTGAGGGAAAACTTCAGGCGTCACATAAAGTGTGAATTACCACTGGAGAAAACGTGTAAGGATCGCCTGGTACCTCTTAAGAACCGAGTTCCTGTTTCGGCCAAATTAG CTTCATCCAGGTCTTTAAAAGTCCTGAAGAATTCCTCCAGCAACGAGTGGACCGGTGAGACTGGCAAGGGAACCTTGCTGGACTCTGACGAGGGCAGCTTGAGCAGCAGCACCCAGAGCAGCGGCTGCCCCACGGCTGAGGGCAGGCAGGACTCCAAGAGCACTTCTCCCGGGAAATACCCACACCCCGGCTTGGCAGATTTTGCTGACAATCTCATCAAAGAGAGTGACATCCTGAGCGATGAAGATGATGACCACCGTCAGACTGTGAAGCAGGGCAGCCCTACTAAAGACATCGAAATTCAGTTCCAGAGACTGAGGATTTCCGAGGACCCAGACGTTCACCCCGAGGCTGAGCAGCAGCCTGGCCCGGAGTCGGGTGAGGGTCAGAAAGGAGGAGAGCAGCCCAAACTGGTCCGGGGGCACTTCTGCCCCATTAAACGAAAAGCCAACAGCACCAAGAGGGACAGAGGAACTTTGCTCAAGGCGCAGATCCGTCACCAGTCCCTTGACAGTCAGTCTGAAAATGCCACCATCGACCTAAATTCTGTTCTAGAGCGAGAATTCAGTGTCCAGAGTTTAACATCTGTTGTCAGTGAGGAGTGTTTTTATGAAACAGAGAGCCACGGAAAATCATAG
- the CLDN20 gene encoding claudin-20 — MASAGLQLLAFILALSGVSGVLTATLLPNWKVNVDVDSNIITAIVQLHGLWMDCTWYSTGMFSCALKHSILSLPIHVQAARATMVLACVLSALGICTSTVGMKCTRLGGDRETKSHASFAGGVCFMSAGISSLISTVWYTKEIIANFLDLTVPESNKHEPGGAIYIGFISAMLLFISGMIFCTSCIKRNPEARLDPPTQQPISNTQLENNSTHNLKDYV; from the coding sequence ATGGCCTCAGCAGGACTCCAGCTCCTTGCTTTCATCCTGGCCTTATCCGGGGTCTCTGGAGTGCTCACAGCCACTCTGCTGCCCAACTGGAAGGTGAATGTGGATGTGGACTCCAACATCATAACAGCCATTGTACAGCTGCACGGGCTCTGGATGGACTGTACGTGGTACAGCACTGGGATGTTCAGCTGTGCCCTGAAACACTCCATTCTGTCCCTCCCCATCCACGTGCAGGCTGCGAGAGCCACCATGGTCCTGGCGTGTGTTCTGTCTGCTTTGGGGATCTGCACTTCCACAGTAGGAATGAAATGTACTCGCTTAGGAGGGGACAGAGAAACCAAGAGCCATGCTTCCTTTGCTGGAGGAGTCTGTTTCATGTCTGCAGGAATCTCTAGTTTAATCTCGACAGTGTGGTACACAAAGGAGATCATAGCAAACTTTCTGGATCTGACAGTTCCAGAAAGCAACAAACATGAACCTGGAGGAGCTATCTATATCGGATTCATTTCTGCAATGCTGTTGTTTATCTCTGGCATGATTTTCTGCACCTCCTGTATAAAAAGGAATCCAGAAGCTAGACTCGACCCACCCACACAGCAGCCTATCTCTAACACACAGCTCGAGAACAATTCCACACACAATCTGAAGGATTATGTGTAA